In Paractinoplanes brasiliensis, the following proteins share a genomic window:
- a CDS encoding FIST N-terminal domain-containing protein: MPTPVISRTRQHTAVASADSHRPDPVAAVAELADALGTRAGLYAVFVTPGYDLPLVGRELKRHFGDRVIGCTSSGNIGPRGYDSAGLCAVAFTGGLRARTVTVGPLDDAPGAVERAAPELADLRSEVGDGEGFAILLTDGLTRNEDLLAANLMAALGDVPIVGGSAGDNLTFEHTAVYHDGEFLPNLASVTVVRTDVPFRLIRLQHHEPTSTLLIATDVDPDRRVVRALNGRPAAQAYAEAVGTRVADLNFSVYSRHPLLLNAGGSAWIRAIAAANADGTLSMFARVDVGDVLRVGRPTGLLDHLEQQFAALEADLGPIGGMLAFDCVLRRLETEEHQVADQVGGFLAERGVVGFSTYGEQFNGMHMNQTLVAVAFA, encoded by the coding sequence GTGCCGACGCCGGTCATATCCCGTACGAGGCAGCACACGGCGGTGGCGTCCGCCGACTCGCACCGGCCAGACCCGGTCGCTGCCGTCGCTGAGCTCGCCGACGCCCTCGGCACCCGGGCCGGCCTGTACGCGGTCTTCGTCACCCCGGGATACGACCTTCCCCTGGTGGGCCGCGAGCTGAAGCGCCACTTCGGTGACCGCGTGATCGGCTGCACCAGCTCGGGCAACATCGGACCACGCGGGTACGACAGCGCCGGCCTCTGCGCCGTCGCCTTCACCGGCGGCCTGCGGGCCCGGACGGTCACTGTCGGCCCCCTCGACGACGCGCCCGGCGCTGTCGAGCGCGCGGCGCCCGAGCTGGCCGACCTTCGCTCCGAGGTGGGCGACGGTGAAGGTTTCGCGATCCTGCTCACCGACGGGCTGACCCGCAACGAGGACCTGCTCGCGGCGAATCTGATGGCCGCGCTGGGCGACGTGCCGATCGTCGGCGGCTCGGCCGGTGACAACCTGACCTTCGAGCACACGGCTGTTTACCACGACGGGGAGTTCCTGCCGAACCTCGCGTCGGTCACCGTGGTCCGCACCGATGTGCCGTTCCGGCTGATCCGCCTGCAGCATCACGAGCCGACCAGCACCCTGCTGATCGCGACCGACGTCGACCCCGACCGGCGCGTCGTCCGGGCCTTGAACGGGCGGCCGGCCGCGCAGGCGTACGCGGAAGCGGTCGGGACCCGCGTCGCCGACCTGAACTTCTCCGTCTACTCCAGGCATCCCCTGCTGCTGAACGCGGGCGGATCCGCCTGGATCCGCGCCATCGCCGCCGCGAACGCCGACGGCACGCTGAGCATGTTCGCCCGGGTTGACGTGGGCGACGTCCTGCGGGTCGGGCGCCCGACGGGCCTGCTCGACCATCTGGAGCAGCAGTTCGCCGCCCTCGAGGCCGACCTCGGACCGATCGGCGGGATGCTCGCGTTCGACTGCGTCCTGCGACGGCTGGAGACGGAGGAGCATCAGGTCGCCGACCAGGTGGGCGGCTTCCTCGCGGAGCGCGGCGTGGTGGGTTTCAGCACCTACGGCGAGCAGTTCAACGGCATGCACATGAACCAGACCCTTGTCGCGGTTGCGTTCGCCTGA
- a CDS encoding response regulator: MAERILMVDDEPRILDGIRRTLRGRYEIDAAVSGAEGLTRVAEAAEPYAVIVSDMKMPVMDGAEFLARARTASPDSVQIILSGQAELTSTIAAVNDGNLFRFLTKPCDTTDLTRALDAALEQHRLVMAERELLQRTLDGAVELLIDLMKATNPYAAMRTERLRMLVDAVAPADAWEPRIAAMLGQVGLMAIPEPVLAQARSGETLDPGNEELLRSHPRLAYDLIRRIPRLERVAEWVAEQPVVFGEKPPAGMDDDQAPYATAAAFLTGIDGGRPPAQVAGGLTEYPKDLVARILQAFATSQARSPRRLPGSELMVGMVVDQDVLTTTGLLLLRQGEVLSESMAIRLRYFAGGVGLVEPISVLV, from the coding sequence GTGGCCGAGCGCATCTTGATGGTCGACGACGAGCCGAGAATCCTCGACGGCATACGGCGGACCCTGCGCGGCCGCTACGAGATCGACGCGGCCGTCTCCGGGGCCGAGGGGCTGACCCGCGTCGCCGAGGCCGCCGAACCGTACGCGGTGATCGTCTCCGACATGAAGATGCCGGTCATGGACGGCGCCGAGTTCCTCGCCCGGGCCCGGACCGCCAGCCCCGACTCGGTGCAGATCATCCTCAGCGGCCAGGCGGAGCTCACCTCGACCATCGCGGCGGTCAACGACGGGAATCTGTTCCGGTTCCTCACCAAGCCCTGCGACACCACCGACCTCACCCGGGCGCTGGACGCCGCGCTGGAGCAGCACCGCCTGGTGATGGCCGAGCGCGAGCTGCTGCAACGCACGCTCGACGGCGCGGTCGAGCTGCTCATCGACCTGATGAAGGCGACCAACCCGTACGCGGCGATGCGCACCGAGCGGTTGCGGATGCTGGTCGACGCCGTGGCCCCCGCCGACGCGTGGGAGCCCCGCATCGCCGCAATGCTCGGGCAGGTGGGGCTGATGGCCATCCCGGAACCGGTGCTGGCCCAGGCGCGAAGCGGTGAGACGCTGGACCCCGGCAACGAGGAACTGCTCCGCAGCCACCCGCGGCTGGCGTACGACCTGATCCGGCGGATCCCCCGGCTCGAACGCGTGGCCGAGTGGGTCGCCGAGCAGCCGGTCGTCTTCGGCGAGAAGCCCCCCGCCGGCATGGACGACGACCAGGCGCCGTACGCGACGGCCGCCGCCTTCCTGACCGGCATCGACGGGGGCCGGCCGCCGGCTCAGGTCGCCGGCGGCCTGACCGAGTACCCGAAGGACCTTGTCGCCCGGATCCTGCAGGCCTTCGCCACCTCCCAGGCCCGCTCACCCCGGCGGTTGCCGGGCAGCGAGCTCATGGTGGGCATGGTCGTCGACCAGGACGTGCTGACGACCACCGGGCTTCTCCTCCTGCGTCAGGGCGAGGTGCTCAGCGAGTCGATGGCCATCCGGCTCCGGTACTTCGCGGGTGGGGTGGGCCTGGTCGAGCCCATCTCGGTTCTCGTCTGA